From the Salminus brasiliensis chromosome 15, fSalBra1.hap2, whole genome shotgun sequence genome, the window ctgaaaaaacattTATGTATAAACGCTAGTTAATGTATAACTCTTAACTTATTAACACCTGTTGTACGGCTGTGCGTACAGTAAAGTGGATATTTGAAAAACAATGTTGATGAAtacagcacctgctgcatgTCCCATCCAGCTCTTTAAAATAATGAACCGACCAAGGCTTTATTTCTAGTGCTTCATATGACTGTGttgtgtgtaacaggaaagcTGCTCAACATCCACCCATCACTGCTGCCTTCCTTCAAAGGTGTGAACGCACAAAAGCAGGCCTTGCTAGCAGGGGCTCGAGTTGCTGGCTGCACTGTGCACTTTGTGGCTGTAAGTCCTATAGGATATTCAAATTGGGCACAAAGGAATTATGTTTTTGGGTGGGGAGGGCCACAGGTAAAAGGTGATTATTTATATATCAAAATGTGATTAttcaaaattaaatttaaaCTATTTACCTCAAATGTATTCAACTGCACAAGATGCTTGGTGTCCAAAGTTAAAAACGTAGCCCCTTAAAAAGCAAACTTTAGGACACCCAGCATGTCTCTGGCATGTCTCCACCTATTGGCTCTGTTTGAGAATGGGATTTTTGAGATGTTTGAGAATAACTGGGTAAATCTATTTTGTGGTGAGACACTCTTAACAATTAACCATGTGATGGAAATGTGTAGATTAGCTATGCACAGTGGTATCGAGGTGATTAGATTACATTACTTATGAACTATGATAACTAAAGCAATACTGAAGAAGCAAATTTTGTGGGGTTTTGCATGCTATTTAAATCCTAAACCATGACATAATTGCCAGAAAATTCTAATTCTTCTTGTTTTATTTGATCTTCTGACCAGttgaaattaaaaaacaaaatttaATCCCATTTTGCATGCATTATGACTTATGATGCATCATAGTTGATATAGTTTTGTAttgaatgttttattaataatcataataataataataaaataaaatactgtgaGCAATACATTCCAGCTATAACTCCTTACACTACAGGTTGCCTTTATAAATTTTATTCAAGTAATTTTAAACTTGCCAATTAGTATATATCTTTTCTGGTTCATGCATTgatttaactttttttcttatttattaaatgtattatataatattgtttttatactgtgtaattatttaattatcacTTGGATGCAGaggtctctttttttcttttcctttttcttaactgtatttttctttttttttttttatattccacAGGAGGAGGTGGATGCAGGAGCCATCATAGCACAAGAGGCTGTCCCTGTGCTGATGAACGACACAGAGGAAAGCCTTTCGGAACGCATCAGGCAGGCGGAGCATCTGGCTTTTCCCGCTGCTTTGGAACTCGTAGCAAGCGGAACGGTCAGGCTGGGGGAGGACGGGCGCATCCTGTGGAGCCAGCCTGCATAGGGGTTATGACTAGAGTGGTGTAACCTGGAGCAAGTTCAGGGCAGAGCTAAATTATATAGATCAGACTTCATCAACATGTGGAATTACATCCAGTAGTAATTCTGAATTAGCTTTGTTTACATTACTGAGAGCACAAGTAACCTTTCATTTCCTCTCCGTTTCATTACTGTGCTGTTGGCATGTAGAACGCTCTTCTCTCTAGTTTTACAGGGAGGATAAATGTTACAAGTATTCCTGTGTTATCGTGTACTTCCAAGCATTCCATtcacagtcaaaaaaaaaatccatggcATGGTTTCATTGTGTTGTAGTAGAAACGTTTGACACTAAAGTATTCTTTAAACATCTTATGTAAAGATATATTGCATGAGAGGTGATCAGGTTCTTAAATGTAGAAAGTACACAAAGATAAACTGCATTAAAACTCTTTACTTCTCTCTGCATGTAACTGTAGATACTGTGATTTGCTTCACACTGATGGTATTAAATCTTAATGTAGCCCTACACTTGCACAAGTGTAACAGCGTTGGTCCTGTATTTTAATCACATACTAAAAACGCCTCCTATAAAGTGTAACAAGGAACCAGTTTAACAAagtcaaagtttttttttccctacagtatgtttttttgtttaacagTAGGCTCCTAAAGCATTTTTTGTTTCAATGTACGATCCATAAATGACCATTTTAATAAACAGACAGTGGTTCTGTTCTGACAGGTGTTGTATTAAACCCTGACCATTAGTGTTGTTCTGTCTTTAGATCTCACTGTTCTGGCCAAAACgtaaacttttcttttactcagattctATGCATATGATGGTGTTTTAATACAGTGTTTCAAATCACATTTTAGGAAAGCTGTCAATCACCTTGcttactgtattattactgCACAGTATCGTGAATCGTGACCCCTGGATCGTGATGTGCATCATATCGAAGGTTCTCTCCAATTCACAGCCCCGGACATCCATTGATCAGCATTTCAGATAAATGGAACTAGTGGTATTATCTTTATTGGTGGTAAGTGGTGTGGGTGAAGTATTGATAGTAGACTTtccaatatatacatatacattaaaaAACTTATACTGTTGCCACTTCGAGTGTCATAACTTGAGTTTTAAATaccaatttatttatataccaGCAAGATTCaagttgggtttttttttgccagtCCAGCTTTGTTCATTTTAATCTTTGGcttttgtaatgcatattaattTCCTCTAAGGTGCAGCTGAAGTTTCATTAGGCAAGACACATGCACTGCATGGAGCGCATTCAGTCATCAGACCTGAACACCTGCTCCATTAGCCAGGGTGCAGTCCCTTCCTCAAAATCGTAGCCCATGGCAAGAACCTGACAGGGAAGAAGTTGTTTGTGTCACATGGCCAGAACTTCCAGCCAGTTCTCTTTCACTCATTGAGAGAGAACCTTAAGTCAGTACGGAGAGCGATGCTGACAACAGTATTTATTGTCCAGTCACATCACTCTTGCTGAAGCGCAGGATGGATAGCCTCTCTCTCCCAGCCTGACGGGACAGGCACATAGTCCCTCTTAATCCAGAATTCCTCAGAAGAGCCAGAATCTCCTCTACACACAGGGGCAGAAAAGAGAACAGTAAGTCGGTCACATCATAAAACGATCGACAGCACAATATTTATCTTTAACATggactatattgccaaaagtatttgctcGCCTGCTAAACCCTGACTCATCAATCAGATTGTCAGACAGAGAAGCGTGATTCATCACtcaaaagaacacctctccactgctctagagtccagtggcagcgtgctttacaccactgcatccaacAGTTTGCATTGCACTTGGTGATGTAGGGCTTGGATACAGCTGCTCGgtcatggaaacccattccatgaagctctctacgcACCATTcctgagctaatctgaagaccacatgaagtttggaggtatGTATCGACTGAAAGCATAAAGTTGGTGACCTCTGCGCACAATGCGCATCAGAATCCGTCGACcccgctctgtcattttacatAACCTACCACttcgtggctgagttgctgtcgtTCCCAATCGCTTCCACTTTGTTCTAATAcctgacagttgactgtgcaATATTTAGTAGCAAGGAAATTTGCACATGTGGCATCTTATCAcagtaccacgctggaattcactgagagcaacccattctttcacaaatgtttgtagaagcagtctgcatgcctagatgcttggttttatacacctgtgaccATGGatttgattggaacacctgaatttaatgatttggatgggtaaGTGAATACATTTTGCAATATAGTGTAACTGCAGTATGATTGTAAGTTTACATGTACACAGTTCACACCGATTGAGCAGTAGATCAGCAAAGGCATGTTTGCTGTTCATGTTTACACTAGAGCAAAGAGGCGAATGTACGATCAGGTCATGAGAATTTTCAAAAGTaggtcatacagtgtcaggTGCTTGATAAACTAGTCTCTTTGAGATGATTTAACTTAACATGGTTTAAGGCAAGTGTGATTTAAGTATGCTGTGCATGATTTCTAACTCCGATATTAAATGCCTTGACTAATCACTAATTACTTTACATTTAATGGAATATTTGTGATGCTATATGGTTAACACAATCATTAAATATGGTCCTtgcaaacatgtttttaaaatgtatcagAGCCAATAAACTAGTTGTCACTTTATTCATGATCCCAATGATGAGTCGTCATAATATTGAAAaagcaattaaataaataaaaaccataaaaaacaaacaaaataaataaatctaatgCTGAACCTAACGCTGGTCTAATGCTGAACCCGAGCCATGCCATTTTGCCATTAGTCtgggagtcagagagagcacaactggccttacTCCCCACCAGTGAGtagtctgttagctggtgcagtgaagCATGTCAGCTGCCTGGACATgccgcatcagcagcagtttgaaaagaggctgcGGGTGGCTTTGCAGCTATAGGAGGAGACAGGTTAAATCTTTACattcctagtgttgggagcattgctagtgctaggaggagTTGCGATTGGTCAATCAATTGGGAGAAACAAGGAAAAATtcagaatgaataaataaatacttggGGAAGAACATGTTTAGTTTAGAACCAGTGTCATCCAACCAGCACTACATTCTACTCTATTGTATACGCTATGCTTGCAATTCAGTGCTTTAAGATTAAATTCATGCATATGACACAACAGAGAGCGAGCTCATTGAAAACCTTAATGACTGCCTTCAATTTGCCATGCTGCGGCTTATACTTTAACAAAACAAGAATTGGTTTCAAGATATCATCAAATATCTTATTGAACATCCTACCTGGGTTATTGTCAGACACCGTAACAAGGTAGAAGAGACCCTTATTGGACAATAAGTGTGGAACCTCTGGAAAGAATCGGTCCATCACCTCCCTGCCCCCCTTTCCTCCAGCCCAGGATGCCTCAATGCCATGACTGCCCACCTGCACACAAGCACTTAACAATATTAGATAAACCCATCAGGATGCCTCACTATTCTCAACAGTGACTGCAGTGGCTGCAAAGTACACCCCATACCACCTGTTTAATTGGGAACGCCAACTAACGTTATTGCTAGAAATGCGAATAACACAAACTCAAACTCACAGATTCCTACAAGTAATGTCAATAAGTAAGTGATCCAAAtcaacagaggtccaggcaGTTGGTGCTTGCCGCCTCACAACTAGTGAAATGGAGATTACTGCAGAAATCTGCAAAATGAtgccatttaaaaacaaaaaaaggggcAGTGAACCAATACACCCTTTGAATTAAATCAAATATATAAGATTTATTTTGTGAAAGATCTCTTTTCACAAGTCTCAGATCTTAAAAAAATGTTGGTGGGAAATTTGATCAGAAAATCATGTTGATCTGTTATGGCACTAAATAATCAGTATTAAATATAGCATATCacagctgaagaagcagagaacTGACCTAAACTAATTGTTATCTGAAAATTTCGCCAACAGCATCTCAGCGATTAACTCTGTGTTTACCTCCTTGGACGGTGTAACAACGTATGGGGGGTTGAAAAGAAGAACATCCACCATTCCTTTGAGTCTTGGCAACAAACACTCTGTCTGGGGATACAAAAGGATCAATACAAACCAAACAATTAATAATCAACACATCAAGGTATGCATGAGCATAGTACTACAATAACAGGCAAGAAACTCTCACAGAGGGAGCATATTCTGGCAGCAACCACAAATGTATGGTGGCACTGCTGGGGTAACTGTCTAATAATTAAAGAGCTGGGAAGCAGAGAGAGCCAAATGTGTCCTACCAAGTCTGTGATGACTGGCTGTAGGTCCAGTTTATTGCAGCGAGACGTCTCAGCAGTGCACTGAGCTGCGGCCGGATTCAAGTCAGTACATCTTTAACATttaacacacaaaaataaagacAATATAAATCATTACATAAAAGTAAATATTTCTGAAAAACAGAACTTCTGGTaggtctgtttttttatttattaatttatgtgtttatttaatggTTTCTGTGTTGTCGTGTGGATGGATGTTTTTTTCACATCAATGGATTCTTTTTGAGCTACCCTggaaatacagaatacagaaatgcatgtgtaatacGTGTCTTTCACGGGTGGCTCATgttgcaaattacacttccaaACTGTAGGaagagcccaggagcaagaatgCCAATTCTCACATGAGGCTGCAAAATCTTTGTTTTAACATTAAAGCTGGAACAGTCTGAATAGAGATGCAAAGTGAATCAGTTGACCTCTATAAGAGTAtttggagtgtcactgagtaAAGCAGCTTTTTCATGAGCAATGCAGATCAGTGATGTCATTTTttgtgtgttatatatatacagtgtgtgcagcattattaggcaagttgtatttgagaggattctttttattattgaacaacaactatgttctcaatcaacccaaaagactcataaatatcaaagcttaatattttcggaagttggagtgttttttttttagatttgtctATCTTAACTGGATAGATAGAGGATAGAGGATAACTGtttgtgcagaattattataatataataattacttcAAGGACTCGGGTGCATGTGGCAgagcatccaggaaatcacaaactacaggacaatgccaccgtcctgtgacagtgatg encodes:
- the hemk2 gene encoding methyltransferase N6AMT1, whose protein sequence is MYPTPLYSHAGRGPFSEVYDPAEDSFLLIDALEKDADLLKQSRPAVCLEVGSGSGVVSAFLASVTGPEALYLCTDLNPAAAQCTAETSRCNKLDLQPVITDLTECLLPRLKGMVDVLLFNPPYVVTPSKEVGSHGIEASWAGGKGGREVMDRFFPEVPHLLSNKGLFYLVTVSDNNPEEILALLRNSGLRGTMCLSRQAGRERLSILRFSKSDVTGQ